In Streptococcus mitis, the DNA window ATCCTCTAGACTCGCATAGCCTGAAACAGTGACAACTTCGCGAATCATCACATCTTTTACTTTTGTCTTATTTAGAAGATAGTTCATCTCATAGATAGAAAGACTGGTTGCTTTGGATGGACTAGCTTGCGCAATGGTTCCTTCAGTTACCAAACCAACTAATTGATCATTTTCGATAACAGGCAAGCGATGCAACCCTTGCTCTCTCATCAAATCTGCTGCATGAGATACTGTTGTATCTGGACTAATATACACTACCTTACGGGTCATAAAATCTTTAACTGCCATGAGACTTCTCCTTTTCTGTTCTTATCCCTATTATACAATCTTTTTGTAAATCTATCAAACGCTTACATTTCTTTTTCAAAATTCAGAAAAGTATGAATAAGCTAGCAAAAAGAGCTCTGAAATCGAGCTCTGTGAATGAAGAGTAGGTGTACGCTTCATTCGATTTTATTTTAATTATCAGAAGCTAACCTTCCAGTGCAGATGAGAATTGCTTCGTAATCTCTATTTACCGACTAAAAAGGTCCCCCGGACTATAATGATGATTGCTTCGTAATCTTCATCTGCCGACTAAAAAGGTCCACCGGACTATTAATGGTGATTACTTCGTAATCTCTATTCACCGACTAAAAAGGTCCCCCGGACCTTTTTAGCCACCTAGATATGCTTTTCTAACTTCTTCTGATGAGGCGAGTTCTTTTCCTGTTCCTGATAGAACGATTTTTCCTGTTTCCAGTACATAACCTCGGTCAGAGATTGCGAGTGCCTTATTGGCATTTTGTTCAATCAAGAGAACAGTTGTTCCTTGCTTCTGGATATCTTGAATGATATCAAAAATCTCTTGGATAAAGATTGGGGCAAGTCCCATTGATGGTTCATCTAAAAGTAGAAGTTTCGGTGTTGACATAAGAGCTCGTCCCATGGCAAGCATTTGTTGTTCCCCTCCTGAAAGAGTGGCTGCATCTTGGTTCTTGCGCTCTTCAAGACGTGGGAAACGTGAAAAAACTTTCTTCAAGTTAGCTTGATTTTCTTCACGATTTTTCTTTAAGAAAGCTCCCATTTCTAGATTTTCCATAACAGTCAAGCCAGGGAAGACGTGGCGTCCTTCTGGTACTTGTGAAAGACCACCTGCCACGATTTTCTGAGCTGGCATTTTTTGGATTTCTTGACCTAAAAATTCAATTTTTCCTGAGCTTGGTCTAACTAGACCAGACAAGGTACGAAGAATGGTTGTCTTACCTGCACCATTGGCACCGATAAGGGAAACTACTTCTCCTTCATTTACTTCAAAGCTTACATCACGGACTGCTTGGATCATACCGTAATGCACAGAAAGATTATCAACTTTTAACATAGACATTAGGCTTCACCTCCTAGATAAGCTTCGATAACACGTTTATTGGTCTTAATTTCGTCAGGAGTTCCCTGAGCAATCAAACGACCATATTCAAGAACGTAGATACGTTCTGTTACTTCCATAACCAGATTCATATCGTGTTCAATCAACATGATGGTAATCTTAAATTCATCTTTGATACGACGAATTAACTCAGTCAATTCAGCAGTTTCCTGTGGGTTCATCCCTGCTGCTGGTTCATCTAAAAAGAGAATTTTAGGTTCCGTAGCAAGGGCACGAACAATTTCCAAACGACGTTGTTGTCCGTAGGCGAGGTTTTTAGCAAGAGTCTCTGCATCACCATCTAAATCAAAGATTTTCAACAATTCCAAAGCCTTATCCTTTAATTCTTTTTCACTCTTGTAAAAAGCTGGTAAGCGTAAGAAACTAGCAAAAACATGTTGCTTGTGATGGTTGCCAAAGGCAATCAAAACATTGTCCAAAACGGTTAAATCTTTAAAGAGACGAATATTTTGGAAAGTACGTCCAAGTCCCAAAGAAGCAATCTTATAAGGTGCCTTCCCATTTAAAAGGTGACCATCAAGGGTAACTGTTCCCTCACTTGGTTCATAAACACCAGTCAAGAGGTTGAAAAGAGTGGTTTTCCCAGCTCCGTTTGGACCAATTAGTCCAACTAATTCCCCTTCGTTCAATTCAAGAGTCACATCTCCAACAGCTGTTAGACCGCCAAAATGTTTGGTTAACTGTTTTACTTCAAGTAATGCCATTAGTTTTGTTCCTCCTTCTTAGATTTTTTAAAGAAACGTGATAGGCTCAATTCCCATGTTCCAAGGAGTCCACCTGGTCTGAAAATCATTACCAATACCAAGGCCAAAGCGTAGATAATCATACGGACGCTAGCAACATCTTGGAGAAGCATATTCAAAATCCCCAGAACAATAGCCGAAACAATGGCACCTGTAATGGAACCAAGGCCACCAAATACAACAATGATCAATACGTTGATTGAGTTGATGAAAGTGTAATCTTTCGGTACAACCGAACCGATAAATCCTGCCTGAAGTGACCCTGCAATACTTGCAGTAATAGCACCAAAGACAAAGGCGATGATTTTAATTTTAGTCGTATTAACCCCAACTGACTCAGCAGCGATTTCATCCTCACGAACAGAGAGAGTTGAACGACCAATTGGACTACGTAAGAAGTTCAAGGTTGCAATGGTTGTAATCACGACAAAAAAGTAAACCATTTGCCAAGTTGTAAAGTTAGGAATTCCCAAGATACCTGCCGCACCATTTGTAAGGCTTCCACCATTGATGATAAAGATACGGATAATTTCAGATACACCAAGAGTCGCTACTGCAAGATAGTCTCCCTTCAAACGCAAGGTTGGAATTCCGACAAGTAAAGCAACTGCTCCTGAAAGCAAAGCTCCTACCAGCATGGCTCCAAAGAAGGCACCATAGGTTGGTGATTTAGAACCAATAATAGCAGCGGCATAGGCACCAATTGCCATGAAACCTGCATGCCCAAGTGAAAATTGTCCTGAAAAACCAACGATTAAGTTGAGACCAACAGCCAGAATAATATTAATTCCAATTTGTTGTAAAATCTGTACATAGAATAGATTGAGTACACCGACTGAGACCAGTACACTAATCAAGCCATAACCAGCTAACAAAAGGAGTAACCATAGAATATTAACTTTTAAATTTTCCTTCATCGTTTACACCTTCTCTTTCACATTCTTACCAAGGATACCAGCTGGGCGGACAATCAAGATCAACAACAAGATTCCATAAACAATTGCATCACGGAAGTCTGACATACCAAAGGCTGTCGCAAAGGTTTCCAATAGACCAATTACAAATCCACCAAGCGCCGCACCAGGAATAATTCCGATACCGCCAAGTACAGCGGCAACGAAAGATTTAAGACCTGGAGTAACCCCCATCAAAGGCTCAAGAGAGTTATAATAGAGGGCAATCAGAACACCAGCTGCACCCGCAAGAGCTGAACCCAAAGCGAAGGTAAAGCTGATAGTACGGTTTACGTTGATCCCCATCAATTGCGCTGCATCGCTATCTACAGATACTGCACGCATGGCTTTCCCCATCTTGGTCTTTTGAACAATAACTTGTAACAAAATCATCAAAATCAAGGAGATTGCTAAGATCATTAACTGTACATTCGTTAAGCTAATTGGTCCCAAATCATAGCGAACTGTTTGAATTGCTTGAGGGAAGGCACGGGTATTGGCACCAACCAGATAGACCATGCCATACTCCAATAGGAAGGAAACCCCAATAGCTGTAATCAAAACAGCGATACGAGTAG includes these proteins:
- a CDS encoding branched-chain amino acid ABC transporter permease; amino-acid sequence: MLQQLVNGLILGSVYALLALGYTMVYGIIKLINFAHGDIYMMGAFIGYFLINSFQMNFFVALIVAMLATAILGVVIEFLAYRPLRHSTRIAVLITAIGVSFLLEYGMVYLVGANTRAFPQAIQTVRYDLGPISLTNVQLMILAISLILMILLQVIVQKTKMGKAMRAVSVDSDAAQLMGINVNRTISFTFALGSALAGAAGVLIALYYNSLEPLMGVTPGLKSFVAAVLGGIGIIPGAALGGFVIGLLETFATAFGMSDFRDAIVYGILLLILIVRPAGILGKNVKEKV
- a CDS encoding branched-chain amino acid ABC transporter permease, encoding MKENLKVNILWLLLLLAGYGLISVLVSVGVLNLFYVQILQQIGINIILAVGLNLIVGFSGQFSLGHAGFMAIGAYAAAIIGSKSPTYGAFFGAMLVGALLSGAVALLVGIPTLRLKGDYLAVATLGVSEIIRIFIINGGSLTNGAAGILGIPNFTTWQMVYFFVVITTIATLNFLRSPIGRSTLSVREDEIAAESVGVNTTKIKIIAFVFGAITASIAGSLQAGFIGSVVPKDYTFINSINVLIIVVFGGLGSITGAIVSAIVLGILNMLLQDVASVRMIIYALALVLVMIFRPGGLLGTWELSLSRFFKKSKKEEQN
- a CDS encoding ABC transporter ATP-binding protein — translated: MSMLKVDNLSVHYGMIQAVRDVSFEVNEGEVVSLIGANGAGKTTILRTLSGLVRPSSGKIEFLGQEIQKMPAQKIVAGGLSQVPEGRHVFPGLTVMENLEMGAFLKKNREENQANLKKVFSRFPRLEERKNQDAATLSGGEQQMLAMGRALMSTPKLLLLDEPSMGLAPIFIQEIFDIIQDIQKQGTTVLLIEQNANKALAISDRGYVLETGKIVLSGTGKELASSEEVRKAYLGG
- a CDS encoding ABC transporter ATP-binding protein, giving the protein MALLEVKQLTKHFGGLTAVGDVTLELNEGELVGLIGPNGAGKTTLFNLLTGVYEPSEGTVTLDGHLLNGKAPYKIASLGLGRTFQNIRLFKDLTVLDNVLIAFGNHHKQHVFASFLRLPAFYKSEKELKDKALELLKIFDLDGDAETLAKNLAYGQQRRLEIVRALATEPKILFLDEPAAGMNPQETAELTELIRRIKDEFKITIMLIEHDMNLVMEVTERIYVLEYGRLIAQGTPDEIKTNKRVIEAYLGGEA